From a region of the Paenibacillus lutimineralis genome:
- a CDS encoding carbohydrate ABC transporter permease, with protein sequence MKWIYRIISLAFAAFFLIPLVWMLVVSIKKEGMKITSVVDWFTPPYSLAVYNEVITETKLLLWSWNSLFVAALVTLFTVIIAAMAGFVLSKIPFRYKTFIFLFVLSGLLIPGEAILIPLYQLAKEMGILNSYFGLILPALASPIAIIVLKSFFDGVPNDLLESVQMDGGGTFTIFRRIMLPLTRPALASMAILTFIGSWNNFLWPFLSVTDDNLFTLPMGIPTLMDQFTEDYVKPMVINTVASLPIVVVFLIFERQIIKGISLSGIKG encoded by the coding sequence ATGAAATGGATATATCGCATCATCTCGCTCGCCTTCGCCGCCTTTTTCCTGATTCCGCTGGTATGGATGCTCGTCGTCTCTATCAAAAAAGAAGGCATGAAGATCACTTCGGTAGTCGATTGGTTCACACCGCCCTATTCATTAGCGGTATACAACGAGGTCATCACGGAGACGAAGCTGCTGCTCTGGTCCTGGAATAGTCTGTTCGTGGCGGCGCTGGTCACCCTGTTCACGGTCATCATTGCCGCTATGGCTGGCTTCGTATTATCGAAGATTCCATTTCGTTATAAGACGTTCATCTTCCTATTCGTACTGTCCGGGCTGCTTATCCCTGGCGAAGCGATTCTGATTCCGCTCTACCAATTGGCGAAGGAAATGGGCATTCTGAACTCTTATTTCGGACTTATTCTTCCGGCGTTGGCCTCTCCGATTGCGATCATTGTATTAAAAAGCTTCTTTGATGGGGTGCCTAATGATTTGTTAGAGAGCGTGCAAATGGATGGAGGCGGCACGTTTACGATTTTCCGGCGCATTATGCTGCCGTTGACCCGGCCGGCGCTGGCTTCTATGGCGATTCTGACCTTTATCGGTTCATGGAATAACTTCCTCTGGCCATTCTTATCGGTAACGGATGATAACCTGTTCACCCTGCCGATGGGAATACCGACTCTGATGGATCAGTTCACAGAGGACTATGTTAAGCCGATGGTCATCAATACAGTCGCTTCGCTGCCGATCGTCGTCGTATTCCTGATCTTTGAACGGCAGATTATTAAGGGCATCAGCTTGTCAGGGATTAAAGGATGA
- a CDS encoding ABC transporter substrate-binding protein, producing the protein MKKSLVTLVLLVFMSTLILSACGGSKQDGGSTSNGKKVTLSFWTLFSGGDGDNMQAMIDLFNKEHPDIQIKNTKLEWGEYYTKLITAVGNGNGPDIGISHTSRLPDLIDQGVVSGLDDIAASAGVDWNSFNQNLLSATVVDGVHYAVPIDTHPFIMYYNKKLLTEAGLLGSDGKPTIEPGADGFVSFLQTLKEKLPNNITPFALSPNNDDPFRLWWALYAQLGGNDVISDDLSKAQVDEAKAVQAAKYIQDLYLQKYIKENDPDFYKNFQSGTAAIMMTGVWATGTWEGTDGLDFGAMPIPQLFDQPATWGDSHTIILPVPKKEDQAKREAAITFANWIADNGQIWAKAGHIPSKPSVLDKPEYKEMPYRSDYAAVADTVKFNKPSTKNWQIRDMAMFKYLNEIWANKMSAEDAIAQMQTEIQKVLDK; encoded by the coding sequence ATGAAGAAATCGTTAGTGACTTTGGTATTACTGGTATTCATGAGTACCCTGATTCTCAGTGCCTGTGGTGGAAGCAAGCAGGACGGAGGCTCGACTTCAAATGGTAAGAAGGTTACATTGTCTTTCTGGACATTGTTCTCTGGCGGTGACGGCGACAATATGCAGGCCATGATTGATTTGTTCAATAAAGAGCATCCAGATATACAGATCAAAAATACGAAGCTGGAATGGGGCGAATACTACACCAAGCTCATCACAGCGGTGGGCAATGGCAACGGTCCTGATATAGGTATTTCCCATACTTCCAGACTCCCCGATCTAATCGACCAAGGCGTTGTAAGTGGGCTTGATGATATTGCTGCTTCCGCCGGTGTAGATTGGAACTCTTTCAACCAGAATCTTCTCTCCGCAACCGTAGTAGATGGCGTTCATTATGCCGTGCCAATCGATACTCACCCCTTCATCATGTACTACAACAAGAAACTGTTAACTGAGGCAGGACTGCTTGGTTCGGACGGCAAGCCAACGATAGAGCCTGGGGCCGACGGTTTTGTATCCTTCCTTCAGACGTTAAAAGAGAAACTACCGAACAATATTACTCCTTTTGCACTTTCACCTAACAATGATGATCCATTCCGGCTATGGTGGGCTTTATACGCACAGCTTGGCGGCAATGATGTCATCTCTGACGATCTAAGCAAAGCTCAAGTAGATGAGGCTAAGGCGGTTCAGGCCGCTAAATACATCCAAGACCTCTATCTCCAAAAATATATTAAAGAGAACGACCCTGACTTCTATAAAAACTTCCAGAGCGGTACTGCAGCAATTATGATGACTGGCGTGTGGGCCACAGGCACCTGGGAGGGGACAGATGGGCTAGACTTCGGGGCGATGCCAATCCCGCAGCTATTTGACCAACCGGCAACATGGGGCGATTCGCATACGATCATTCTGCCGGTTCCGAAGAAAGAGGATCAAGCGAAGCGAGAGGCGGCGATTACTTTTGCCAACTGGATCGCGGATAATGGCCAGATTTGGGCCAAAGCGGGACATATTCCATCGAAGCCATCGGTTCTCGACAAACCTGAATACAAGGAAATGCCTTACCGTAGTGATTACGCGGCTGTAGCCGATACCGTTAAATTCAACAAGCCATCCACAAAGAACTGGCAGATTCGCGATATGGCCATGTTCAAATATTTGAATGAAATTTGGGCCAACAAAATGTCGGCAGAGGATGCCATTGCTCAGATGCAGACAGAGATCCAGAAAGTACTTGATAAATAG
- a CDS encoding carbohydrate ABC transporter permease, whose product MKMSKMKADLQALLFLLPFLIVYFLFTIWPMIKGVGMSFYKWTLIRKMEYLGFGNYEKLWHDQDFWASVWHAFQFVIFTTPTMVVLAIILALIANRNSRLQRLYRSAFFLPSVLSVAVASYLGLFIFQPYTGFLNSVLHLLHILPEGKEIFWLTELNLSWVAISVLTLWWTVGFNFILYLSALQDISDDIYEAARLDGANDNQVLWRITLPLLGPITRTIIMLQIIASFKVFMQIYIMTGGGPLDKTRPVIQYIWQTGFRHNDLGYAAAMSYVLFFILLALSAVQYWMNNRKEAN is encoded by the coding sequence ATGAAAATGAGCAAAATGAAGGCGGACTTACAGGCACTTCTATTCTTGCTCCCCTTCCTCATCGTTTACTTTCTGTTTACGATCTGGCCGATGATCAAGGGCGTAGGAATGAGCTTCTACAAATGGACGCTGATCAGGAAGATGGAGTATCTCGGCTTCGGCAACTACGAGAAGCTATGGCATGATCAGGACTTCTGGGCTTCGGTATGGCACGCCTTCCAGTTCGTGATATTTACGACACCAACGATGGTTGTGCTGGCGATTATTCTGGCCTTGATTGCCAATCGCAATTCCAGGCTGCAGCGGCTGTATCGAAGCGCCTTTTTCCTGCCGAGTGTATTGTCCGTAGCAGTTGCTTCTTACCTGGGACTATTTATTTTTCAGCCCTATACCGGATTTCTGAACTCCGTCCTCCATTTGCTGCACATCCTGCCTGAAGGGAAGGAGATATTCTGGCTGACAGAGCTGAATTTGTCCTGGGTGGCGATATCGGTGCTGACGCTCTGGTGGACGGTCGGGTTCAACTTCATCTTATATCTGTCTGCGCTGCAGGATATTTCAGATGACATCTACGAGGCTGCCCGGCTTGACGGAGCGAATGACAATCAGGTTCTCTGGCGGATTACCTTACCGCTGCTTGGACCGATTACACGCACGATTATCATGCTGCAGATTATCGCTTCCTTTAAGGTGTTCATGCAGATTTACATCATGACCGGTGGAGGGCCGTTGGATAAGACCAGACCTGTCATTCAATACATCTGGCAGACGGGGTTCCGGCATAATGACCTGGGTTACGCAGCGGCGATGTCGTATGTGCTGTTCTTCATTCTACTGGCGTTGTCGGCAGTGCAGTATTGGATGAACAATCGGAAGGAGGCGAACTAA
- a CDS encoding acyltransferase family protein, translating to MSGQRENAIDIFKGLLVLGMVYCHSLQFFSDPLVYPNGQYWIEAINLWTFSGFVFSFGYVSELAYYSKPFKQAAPRMALAALKTLIAFYISGLAYRLFVDGREIGVATIKPILLLQDIPGWSEFLISFSYLTLAGMLLFVPLRWLAERRWIALAVVVLLLATTWLPYGTIHMSQWAPLLGTRDFASFPILQYFPYYLVGKLFAKYRVVWNWKVLAAAGVATAMFVWKWLAASALPERFPPSVWWIVGPALLLYGYYSVARWMERYAVLSLPFAAMGRNVLWFLIMSNILIFALSSTQDAIMLGLFASLLMTVALLLVSGFAIWIITKKRSASISIQ from the coding sequence ATGAGTGGACAGCGCGAGAATGCCATCGATATTTTCAAAGGATTACTGGTGCTTGGCATGGTTTACTGCCATAGCCTGCAGTTTTTCAGTGATCCGCTGGTATATCCGAACGGCCAATACTGGATCGAGGCCATTAATTTGTGGACGTTCTCAGGATTTGTATTCAGCTTCGGCTATGTATCCGAGCTCGCCTATTACAGCAAGCCGTTCAAGCAGGCCGCACCGCGTATGGCATTGGCAGCGCTGAAGACATTAATCGCTTTTTACATTTCCGGATTGGCTTACCGATTGTTTGTTGATGGACGGGAGATAGGCGTGGCGACGATTAAACCGATATTGCTGCTGCAAGATATACCGGGCTGGTCGGAATTTCTCATTTCCTTCAGCTATTTAACACTTGCGGGTATGCTGTTATTTGTACCTCTCCGCTGGCTGGCGGAGCGAAGATGGATTGCGCTGGCTGTCGTGGTCCTGCTGCTTGCCACAACGTGGCTGCCTTATGGGACTATTCATATGTCGCAATGGGCACCGCTGCTGGGAACGAGGGACTTTGCCTCTTTTCCAATATTGCAATATTTCCCGTATTACCTGGTCGGAAAGCTATTTGCTAAGTATCGCGTCGTCTGGAATTGGAAGGTGCTGGCCGCTGCCGGCGTAGCTACTGCGATGTTCGTATGGAAATGGCTCGCCGCGAGTGCTCTGCCGGAGCGGTTTCCTCCTTCGGTGTGGTGGATTGTAGGACCGGCGCTGCTGTTATACGGTTATTACTCGGTCGCTAGATGGATGGAGCGATATGCTGTATTATCCCTACCCTTCGCGGCGATGGGGCGTAATGTACTATGGTTCTTAATTATGAGCAATATCCTGATTTTTGCACTGAGCAGCACCCAGGATGCGATCATGCTCGGTTTATTTGCAAGTCTGCTCATGACGGTTGCGCTACTGCTGGTATCCGGATTCGCGATCTGGATTATCACGAAGAAGAGATCAGCATCTATAAGCATTCAATAA